The Oncorhynchus masou masou isolate Uvic2021 chromosome 8, UVic_Omas_1.1, whole genome shotgun sequence genome has a window encoding:
- the LOC135544189 gene encoding V-type proton ATPase catalytic subunit A-like — protein sequence MDTSKLPKIRDEERESEFGYVHGVSGPVVTATAMAGAAMYELVRVGHSELVGEIIRLEGDMATIQVYEETSGVSVGDPVLRTGKPLSVELGPGIMGSIFDGIQRPLKDINDLTQSIYIPRGVNIGALNRDLKWEFTPGQSLRTGSHITGGDIYGTVFENSLIKHKLMLPPRSRGTVTYVAPPGNYDVNDVVLELEFEGLKEKFTMIQVWPVRQIRPVTEKLPANHPLLTGQRVLDALFPCVQGGTTAIPGAFGCGKTVISQSLSKYSNSDVIIYVGCGERGNEMSEVLRDFPELTMEVDGKVESIMKRTALVANTSNMPVAAREASIYTGITLSEYFRDMGYNVSMMADSTSRWAEALREISGRLAEMPADSGYPAYLGARLASFYERAGRVKCLGNPEREGSVSIVGAVSPPGGDFSDPVTSATLGIVQVFWGLDKKLAQRKHFPSVNWLISYSKYTRALDEYYDKHFPEFVPLRTKAKEILQEEEDLAEIVQLVGKASLAETDKITLEVAKLLKDDFLQQNGYTPYDRFCPFYKTVGILSNTIAFYDLARHAVETTAQSDNKITWSMIREHMGEILYRLSSMKFKDPVKEGEAKIKADYSQLLEDMQNAFRTLED from the exons atgGACACTTCCAAGCTTCCTAAGATCCGTGATGAAGAGCGGGAAAGCGAGTTTGGATATGTGCATGGAGTttctggtccag TGGTGACGGCCACCGCCATGGCAGGAGCGGCCATGTACGAGCTGGTGCGTGTGGGTCACAGTGAGCTGGTGGGAGAGATCATCAGGCTGGAGGGAGACATGGCAACCATTCAGGTCTACGAGGAGACCT CTGGTGTGTCTGTCGGAGACCCTGTCCTCCGGACAGGAAAGCCCCTGTCTGTAGAGTTGGGTCCGGGAATCATGGGGTCCATTTTTGATGGCATCCAGCGGCCCCTCAAAGACATCAATGACCTCACTCAAAGCATTTACATCCCGAGAGGAGTCAACATTGGAGCCCTCAACCGTGACCTCAAGTGGGAGTTTACACCTGGCCAGAGTCTTAGA ACTGGCAGTCACATAACAGGTGGGGATATCTACGGCACGGTCTTTGAGAACTCGCTGATCAAACACAAGTTGATGCTGCCTCCCAGGAGCAGAGGCACTGTCACCTACGTGGCCCCACCTGGAAACTATGATGTCAAT GATGTGGTGCTGGAACTGGAGTTTGAGGGTTTGAAAGAGAAGTTTACCATGATCCAGGTCTGGCCAGTGCGACAGATTCGCCCGGTCACAGAGAAGCTACCTGCCAATCACCCCCTGCTCACCGGCCAGAGAGTGTTGGATGCCCTCTTCCC GTGTGTCCAGGGTGGTACTACTGCTATCCCAGGAGCCTTTGGATGTGGCAAGACTGTGATCTCACAGTCCCTGTCCAAGTATTCCAACAGTGATGTCATCATCTATGTGGGCTGTGGAGAGCGTGGAAATGagatgtctgaagttttgagAGATTTCCCTGAG CTTACAATGGAAGTGGATGGAAAGGTTGAAAGTATCATGAAGAGAACAGCTCTAGTGGCCAATACTTCCAACATGCCTGTCGCTGCTAGAGAGGCCTCTATTTACACAG GAATCACTCTGTCTGAGTACTTCCGAGACATGGGCTACAACGTCAGCATGATGGCCGACTCCACCTCCCGGTGGGCCGAGGCTCTCAGGGAGATCTCAGGACGATTGGCTGAGATGCCTGCTG ACAGCGGGTACCCTGCCTACCTGGGAGCCAGACTGGCCTCCTTCTATGAGCGTGCTGGCAGGGTTAAGTGCCTGggtaacccagagagagagggcagcgtCAGCATTGTTGGAGC TGTGTCTCCCCCTGGTGGAGACTTCTCTGATCCTGTTACTTCAGCTACACTGGGTATTGTACAG gTGTTCTGGGGTCTAGATAAGAAGCTGGCTCAGAGGAAGCATTTCCCCTCGGTCAACTGGCTGATCAGCTACAGCAAGTACACGCGGGCGCTGGACGAGTACTACGACAAGCACTTCCCTGAGTTTGTGCCGCTTCGCACCAAGGCCAAGGAGAtcctgcaggaggaggaggatttGGCTGAGATTGTACAGCTTGTAGGCAAG GCATCTCTCGCTGAGACCGACAAGATCACATTGGAGGTTGCTAAACTACTCAAGGATGACTTCCTGCAGCAAAATGGCTATACTCCGTATGACAG GTTCTGCCCTTTCTACAAAACAGTGGGCATCCTTTCCAACACAATTGCGTTCTATGACTTGGCGCGACATGCAGTGGAGACCACGGCTCAGAGTGACAACAAGATCACCTGGTCCATGATCCGGGAGCACATGGGAGAGATCCTCTACAGACTCAGCTCTATGAAGTTCAAG GATCCAGTGAAGGAGGGCGAGGCCAAAATCAAAGCAGACTACTCTCAGCTGCTGGAGGACATGCAGAATGCCTTCCGTACCCTGGAGGACTga